A segment of the Streptomyces sp. L2 genome:
CGCCCACGCGGCGGAGCCGCATATGAACACAGCCCCGCGCCCCTTTGGGGCGCGTCCAGGGCGCTGCCCCTCGCCGGAGTCATGACTCGACGGGGTTACGCCTCGCGGTGGGCGGTCCTCGGGCGGAAGCGGCGGTAGAGGACCGCTCCTGCTGTGAGGGAGGCGAGGCTTGCGGCGGCGGGGATCCACGGGTTGTCCGCGCCGGTGTGGGCGAGCATGGGGCCCGTCCGCTCCCGTACGACGGTGGTCCGGTGGGCCTTGGTGGTGTGGTGGGCCCGCGACTTGGTGGGCTGGTCGGCGGGGCCGTTGACGGACTCGTTGCCGAAGACCGGGTTGCCGACGCCCACCGCGTTCACGCTGTTGCCGCTGAGGTTCACGGGCAGGTGGACGGGGAGCTGGAGGCCGTTGCCGGAGAGGATGCCCGGAGAGTCCTCGGTGACGCCGGAGGCCGAGGCCCCGCCCGACGTGGAGGAATTGCCGTCCCTGGACGTCGGGGAGCCGTGGTGCCCGGACGAGCCATGGTGCCGGTCCCGCGAGGGGCCCTGGTGCCCCGTGGCCGAGGACGCCTTGTCCCCGCCGGAGTCGCCGCCGTGGTTGGCGCAGCTGTTGCCCATCGCGGGGTTGAGCAGACCGACCACGTCCACGGTGTTCCCGCACACGTTGACGGGGACGTCCAGCGGCACCTGGACACTGTTGCCGGAGAGGACCCCGGGCGAGCCGCTCGCGGAGCCGTCCGCGGCGGAGTCGGCGTAGGCCGACCCCGCGACCGCCATCGCACCGGAGGCGACGGCCATGGCGATCACACTGTTTCGGGTAGCCCGTTTCATGGGTTCCCTGCCCTTCCAGACGTGGCGCGGGCACTCACCCGCGCCAGGTCAAACGCAAAAGAAACGAAAAAGTGGTGGTTTGTCAGCCGGTGAGGTCAGAAGGCCCCGTTGTTGCAGCCCATGTCGGAGCCGAGGTGGCTCTGCTGGGCGCCCGGGTTGCCCTCGCCGTTCAGCACGTTGCCCGCGAGGCCGGTGAGGGCGCCGACGCTGCCGAGGACCTCGATGTTCATGTCGTGCGAGCGGCACTCGGTGCCCTGCGTGACGTCGATGTCGTGACCCGGCTCTCCGTGGGCGAGGGCGGTGCCGGCGCCGAAGGAGCAGACACTGCCGAGGACGGCGCCCACGAGGACTGCCTTGTGGAGCTTGCGCATTGGTTCTCCGTTGGTCTAGCGGTTGGTCGAAAAGGGGATGCGGGCGGAGCGGGGGGTTGCGGGGCCCCGGTCAGCCGAGTCGGGGCAGGCCCAGCTGGCCGACGGGAGGCGCCGCGATCTGGCCGAGGCCGACCGGGGAGAGCTGCGGCACGCTCGGCTGGCCCAGCACCGGGTTGATGAGCGGGTTCACCTGCGGGTTCAGCTGGGGGTTGACCTGCGGGGTGACCTGCGTCGGGCCCGACTGGGGGGCGAGGCCGGGGGGCATGGCCACCTGCGGGGCGACCTGCGGCATGACCTGGGGTACGACCTGCGGCACGACCTGCGTCGGCGCGGCCTGCGGCTGGCCGTAGGCGGGGGCCGGCTGCTGGTACTGCGGAGCCGGCGCCATCTGCTGCTGCGGGTACGGCGACGTGGTGGCCTGGGCGGTGCCCTGCGAGGAGGCCGAGGCGGCGGCGTACCCGGTCTGCTGCGGGTACTGCGGCGCGGGGGCGTACTGGGGCGCGGGCTGCTGGTACTGCGGCGCGGGGGCGGGCTGCTGGTACTGGGGTGCGGGCTGCTGGTACTGCGGGGCCGGCGCGGCCTGCGGCTGGCCGTAGGCGGGGGCCGGCTGCTGGTACTGCGGCGCGGGCTGCTGGTAGACGGGGGCGGCCGTGGCCCGGGCCGTGCCCTGCGAGGAGCCGGCGGCGTAGGCGGCCTGCTGGGGAGCGGGCGCCTGGGGTGCGGCCAGGGGAGCCGGCTGCTCCGGAGCCGGCGCCGGCGCGGGACCGCCATATCCCACGGGGGCGTCGGCCTGGCTGACGCCGGCGCCGATGGCGGACAGACCACTGGCCGCTGCCAGCACGATCGCGGCCTTGTGAAGCTTGCGCATGGAACCCTCGGCCCTTCAGTACCTGAATGAGGAAGTCGACTGGGAGCCGACAGCGTCCGCTTCACTTACCGCAGGTCCGCGTCCACTGCCCTCTCCCCGCTGAAACGAGGATTGTCCGGCCGGGGTCACGGCCGCCCAAACGTGCGTCACCCGTTTGCCGCCCCCGGAGCGCGTGTCGCCGCCCGTACGGCGTGCGGCAAACGGGTGACCACGGCGCGGCGGCCGTATCCGAGTCCGCGCGAATGTCGTTCCCCCACGGGGCGAGGACGATGGTCCGTCGCGGCCTTTCACTGTCATTGCCATTCAGGGCCACGGCGACAGCACCACCCGCGCTGCCTCATAAGTCATTTCATCAGTTTCCCTGCACAGGTCAATGAAGGGCCGAGGATTCCATGCGCAAGCTTCAGAAAGTCGCGCTCATCGTCGCAGCAGCCGGTGGTCTGGCCGGAGTTGGCGCCGGTCCCGGCTCCGCCGCCCCGCTCTATCCCGGCACCGCGCCAACTCCCCTCTCGCAGCAGGACGCCCAGGCGGCCTCGGCCACCAACGCGCAGGCGAGCGTGCAGTCGTACGGCACGCCGGCCCCGGAGCAGTCGCGCGGCACCGAGGTCGCGCCGCAGGTGAACCCCCAGCTGAACCCGCAGATCAGCCCCCAGATCTCCTCGCCCGCCCCGGCGCAGCAGACGGCGCAGAACGGGCCCGTCGGCCAGGCCAACCTGTTCCGCCCCTACCAGGAGTGCAGCCCGCAGACGCTGCTCGGCGCCAACGTCCCGGTGGCCCTGCTCGCCGCCGCCGAGACCCGGGGTGTCGACTGCACGCAGGCGAACAGCCAGTCCAACTCCTTCGCCAGCGCGCAGTCGCAGACGCAGTACCAGGGCTGACGGCCCCAATTCGCCGTCGTGCACGGGCCTTTCGGCAGGCATGGCCGAGAGGCCCGTTCGCTGTGCGATACGACATTGGGGTGTTTTTGACGCGCCGTCGACCGAGCGGCGTGCCGCTGCCCGTTTTTGGCGTATTTCCTACTAATCTCCCGTGTCTGTAAAACATCGATCTGTCACAGATCGCACCACTCACTCCCCCGGAGATGACATGCGCAAGCTTCGCAACGTCGCCGTCCTCGTCGCCACCCTCGGCACGATCGGGCTCGCCAGCGGTACCGCCTACGCGGGCGGCATGGGCGGCGAGCACGGCGGCGACCACGGCGACCGCTTCAACATCACCCAGAGCTCCCAGTGCCGGTCGCACGACCTGAACCTGGACGTCCTCGGTGAGGTCGGCCTGCTGAACGGTGTTCTGGGCAACGCCCTGAACGGCGAGGGCAACCCGGGCGCCCAGGCCACCAACCTCGGTTCGACCATGGGCTGCAACAACAGCGCGTTCTGAGACCTTGTCCGGCGCTGCGGCGCGGGACGGTGAATGGTCCCGGCACCGGGCCTGCGGCCGGGTGCCGGGACCATTTGTGTGCGCCGGAATAGCCGAACCCGTCAAACGCAGTGAAAAACAATCGATTTCGGCGCGTCGCACGATATTTTCGAGAATTTCGTATCAGCCTTTATGGCACAGCTGGCGATTTCGCAAAGATCGCACCCACCTCATTCCACCGGAGATCACATGCACAAGCTCCGCACCACCGCCGTTCTCCTGGCCGCGTTCGGAAGCCTCGGCCTCCTGGGCGCCGGAACCGCCTATGCCGGCCAGGGCGGGGGCCACGGTGACGAATTCCAGATCACGCAGAGCAGCACCTGCCGGTCGCACGACAGCAACGTCGACATCCTCGGCGAGGTCGGCATCCTCAACGGCCTGGGCGGCAACCTGCTGAACGGCGAGGGCAACGCGGGTGCGCAGCAGTCGTCCCTGGGTTCGAGCATGGGCTGCAACAACTCGTTCAAGTAGGACGAGCGCGGCACACAGGGCCGAAGAACGACGGTCCCCGGTGCTCCGACCACTGGTCGGGACACCGGGGACCGTCGTCTGTGCGGGCGGTCCGCGGGGGTGCTCACCACTCGATGTGCGGCTTCTTGAAGCCCTTGGGCAGCTTGGCCGTGTTGGAGCAGTCGATGTGCTCGCCGACGCTGGTGGAGCCGCCGTCCGTCAGCCGGTCGTCGGGGAACACCACGCGCGGGCGGTCGGACGTGGAGCAGTCCTGCGCCTGCCTGATGATGTGCTTGCCGTCCTTGTCCTGCCGGGTCTCGCTCTTGTGCACGCAGACCGTGCCGCCCTGCGCGGTGGTCTCGCAGCCGTCCGTGGGCCCGGCGGCGTACGCGTGTCCGGCGCCGACGCAGAACGCGGCGAGGCTGCCGACGAGCCCGGTGACCGTGGCGATCTTCCGTGTAGTGAACATGAGTTGTCTTCCTTCGCGGCGAGAGTTGCTTCGGGAGTTACGTGGGGTGTGACGTCGGGAGTACGAGGGAGCCCGGGCGCGCGTACCGTCGCCGGCCGTGCGCCCGGGCCGCAGAGGTCCGGACAGCGCCGCGGCCCGGACGCCCGCCCCCGACAGGGTCGACGTGCGTCCGGGCCGCCTTGGGTGCGTGCTTACTGGTCACCCTGGTTCTGCTCGTAACCGCCCTGCTCCGGACCGGCGTTGCCCTGCACCTGCGGCTGCGCCTCGGGCTGGGCCTGCTGCTCCTGGGGCTGGGCCTGCTGCTCCTCGGGCTGCATCTCCGGCTGGGGCGCCGGCATGTTGTAGAGGTAGTCGCCGCCGGTGGCCACGGCGTTGGCCGTCGAGTTGGCCACAGCGGTGATCTGCGGGGGCGCGTCCTCGCCGCCGGCGGCGGAGCTGACCCCGGCACCGAGGAAGGAGATCCCCGCGACGGCCGCCGCTACGACTGCAACGCGCTGAAACTTACGCATGGAAAGACCCTTTCGTGTCCGGGCGAACGCCCGGCCTGACTACTTAGTGTGAGCATATACACACAATCCGTAGTTACCGAGGATCTGGCCACGCTCATGCGGCGCGTATGCCCCGTCTGCCGTACCGGAGTTACGGTGCCCCGACCCGAGTCAGGGTGCCTCCACCGGAAGGATCCGGCCCATGGGGCGCATCGCCGCGTCTCCGGCCCAGCCCGGCTCGTCGGCCCTGAGCGGCGCCACACCCATCGTGGGCTGCGCCGGGGCGACTCCCATCGTGGGCTGCGTGGGAGAGACCCCCACCGTCGAGGGGTTGCAGGTCACCGTGGGGCCGTACAGCTCCGAGCCGTTGCCCAGGACGGCGGGCACCCGCACCGGCTGCTGCTGCTTGCAGGTGTCCTGGTGCGGCAGGCTGCCGCCCTCGGGAACCTCGCCCTTGATCCGCTGCGTACAGCTGAGGTTGCCCAGGAGGTCGCGCGTACAGGTTCCCGGGTCTGCGGCGGCGTGCGCCGCGGTGAGGCCGAGGCAGGACGCGGCGAGGCCGCCGACGAGTCCCGAGACGGCCGCGATCTTCTTCCTGCTGAACATCTGGGTGCGCTTTCCTTGGTAGGGATGCCCGGACGACGCGGCCGGACTCAGCCGCCGAAGGCGTTGTTGTACTGGCCGCAGGTGGTGTCCAAGGTGTCGGAGAGGCCGAGGACGGCGAGCGGGACGTCGTTCTCGGACACCGTCTGCGGGCTGCACTCCTGGTAGGGGCGGTACTGGTCGGACACCTGCGGCTCACTGCCGTAGGCGTCGGCCATGGCGGGGGCGGCGCCCACGGCGGACAGTCCGCCTGCGACCGCCACTGCTGCGATCACGACCTGCTGAAGCTTGCGCATGGAACCCTCGGTCCTTTGCTCATACGGCGAATTGATGGCCCAGTGCGGCTGCACGCGCACTGGCGGTGGTGGTGAAACCCGCTTCGTACGGACTATCCGTCACAAGTGGGATGTGGTTACCCGGAATCACCCGTTGGGTGTCAACTGGCCTCAACCAGCCACATCAGATGACGAATCATCCGGCGGCGGCCGAGCGGCGGGAACGGGCGTCAGGACAGCGCCGGCTCCGCGAGCAGCGGGCGCTCGGGGGCGGGCACGGAGAGGATCAGGTCGCGCAGCCTTTCGACGTACCGCCGTACGTTCTTGTACGCGATGTCGGTGTCCGGGTAGCGGCAGGCGAACCACAGGCCCTCGTTGAGC
Coding sequences within it:
- a CDS encoding chaplin, giving the protein MAVASGAMAVAGSAYADSAADGSASGSPGVLSGNSVQVPLDVPVNVCGNTVDVVGLLNPAMGNSCANHGGDSGGDKASSATGHQGPSRDRHHGSSGHHGSPTSRDGNSSTSGGASASGVTEDSPGILSGNGLQLPVHLPVNLSGNSVNAVGVGNPVFGNESVNGPADQPTKSRAHHTTKAHRTTVVRERTGPMLAHTGADNPWIPAAASLASLTAGAVLYRRFRPRTAHREA